Below is a window of Culturomica massiliensis DNA.
GACGGCTTGTTGTCGGAAATACGGCCAAGATTGAAGGGGATATCGACTGTGTAAATGTCGATGTGATGGGAGTGATACTCGGCAATATAACAGCCAGTAATACGGTTTCTTTAAAAGCTCCGGCCAAGGTGATCGGAAATATCGTGTCTTCGGTGTTGTCGATAGATCAGGGGGTATTCTTCAATGGAAATTGCCAGATGATCAAGAAGGAACCGAAGGAAACAAAGGAAGTCATTAAATAGGTTCCGGATGCGAGTATTGATTCTTATTCCGGCGCGTTATGCTTCTACCCGTTTCCCCGGCAAGCCGTTAGCGGAAATCGGCGGAAAACCGGTGATACAGCATGTGGTGGAAAAGGCCGTAGCTGTTTCCGATTGTGTTTATGTGGCTACGGATGATCGGCGGATTTATGACCGGGTCGTGGCATTCGGAGGAAAAGCCGTCATGACGGCTGCGACACATTGCAGCGGTACGGACAGGTGTTATGAGGCTTATTGTAATGTGATGGCTTTACGGCAGGAAGAATACGATGTCGTCGTGAATATTCAGGGGGACGAGCCTTTTATAATTCCGGAACAGATTCGTGCTTTGGCTGCCTGTTTTGAAAATCCGGCGGTTCAAATTGCAACTTTGGCTAAAAGGTTCGAGTGTAATGCGGATGTTTTTGATCCGAATAAAGTAAAAGTGGTTTTTTCCGCTTTGGGACAAGCTCTTTATTTTTCCCGTTCTCCGATGCCTTTTTGCAGAGGTGTCGATCAGGAAGAATGGATAAAAACAGCGGCTTTTTATAAACATATCGGGATGTATGCTTATCGTCCGGAAGTACTGAAAGAGATCACGGCCTTGTCTCAAGGCAGCTTGGAAAAAGCAGAGTCGTTGGAGCAATTGAGGTGGTTGGAAAACGGCTATCAAATAGCTGTTCGTAT
It encodes the following:
- a CDS encoding bactofilin family protein, which encodes MGKETNSNAVNLLCEGTVIVGDIKTKNDIRIDGIIKGKIVTSGRLVVGNTAKIEGDIDCVNVDVMGVILGNITASNTVSLKAPAKVIGNIVSSVLSIDQGVFFNGNCQMIKKEPKETKEVIK
- the kdsB gene encoding 3-deoxy-manno-octulosonate cytidylyltransferase, yielding MRVLILIPARYASTRFPGKPLAEIGGKPVIQHVVEKAVAVSDCVYVATDDRRIYDRVVAFGGKAVMTAATHCSGTDRCYEAYCNVMALRQEEYDVVVNIQGDEPFIIPEQIRALAACFENPAVQIATLAKRFECNADVFDPNKVKVVFSALGQALYFSRSPMPFCRGVDQEEWIKTAAFYKHIGMYAYRPEVLKEITALSQGSLEKAESLEQLRWLENGYQIAVRITDHESIGIDTPEDLERANALI